One Hordeum vulgare subsp. vulgare chromosome 4H, MorexV3_pseudomolecules_assembly, whole genome shotgun sequence DNA window includes the following coding sequences:
- the LOC123448138 gene encoding ubiquitin-activating enzyme E1 2-like — protein MLPRKREIVASEVENQQKKARPADADDAMAMAGRPTEIDEDLHSRQLAVYGRETMKRLFASNVLVSGLQGLGAEIAKNLVLAGVKSVTLHDDGNVELWDLSSNFFLSEKDVGQNRAQACVLKLQELNNAVIISTLTGDLTKEHLSKFQAVVFTDITLEKAVEFDDYCHNHQPPIAFIKSEVRGLFGSVFCDFGPEFTVLDVDGEEPHTGIVASISNDNPALVSCVDDERLEFQDGDLVVFSEVHGMTELNDGKPRKVKNARPYSFFLEEDTSSFGTYVRGGIVTQVKPPKVLKFKPLKEAMKEPGEFLMSDFSKFDRPPLLHLAFQALDKFRNELRRFPVAGSTDDVQRLVDLAISIDETLGDGKLEEIDKKLLQHFASGSRAVLNPMAAMFGGIVGQEVVKACSGKFHPLYQFFYFDSVESLPVEPLEPGDLKPENTRYDAQISVFGSKFQSKLEQSKIFMVGSGALGCEFLKNLALMGISCSQNGKLTVTDDDVIEKSNLSRQFLFRDWNIGQPKSTVAATAAMAINPKLHVEALQNRASPETENVFNDAFWENLDAVVNALDNVTARMYIDSRCVYFQKPLLESGTLGAKCNTQMVIPHLTENYGASRDPPEKQAPMCTVHSFPHNIDHCLTWARSEFEGLLEKTPTEVNGFLSNPSAYVVAARTAGDAQARDQLERVIECLHGDKCETFQDCITWARLKFEDYFSNRVKQLTFTFPEDSMTSSGAPFWSAPKRFPRPLEFSSTDPSQLNFILAASILRAETFGIPIPDWTKTPNEVAAAAVDKVIVPEFQPKQGVKIVTDEKATSISSASVDDAAVIEELITKLEQISKTLPPGFHMKPIQFEKDDDTNFHMDVIAGFANMRARNYSIPEVDKLKAKFIAGRIIPAIATSTAMATGLVCLELYKVLAGGHKVEDYRNTFANLAIPLFSIAEPVPPKTIKHKDLSWTVWDRWTVTGNITLRELLEWLKEKGLNAYSISCGTSLLYNSMFPRHKDRLDRKVVDVAREVAKMEVPSYRRHLDVVVACEDDDDNDVDIPLVSVYFR, from the exons ATGCTCCCTCGGAAGCGGGAGATCGTCGCCAGCGAGGTCGAGAACCAGCAGAAGAAAGCCCGCCCCGCTGACGCCGACGACGCCATGGCCATGGCAGGGAGGCCCACGGAGATCGACGAGGACCTCCACAGCCGCCAGCTCGCCGTATACGGCCGCGAGACAATGAAGCGTCTCTTCGCCTCCAACGTCCTCGTATCCGGACTCCAGGGCCTCGGCGCCGAAATCG CAAAGAACCTTGTCCTTGCTGGTGTCAAGTCTGTAActttgcatgatgatggtaatgtGGAGCTATGGGACTTGTCAAGCAACTTTTTCCTATCAGAGAAGGATGTTGGGCAAAACCGTGCTCAAGCTTGTGTTCTGAAGCTACAAGAGCTTAACAATGCTGTTATCATCTCCACTCTAACTGGCGATTTGACCAAGGAACACCTTTCTAAGTTCCAG GCTGTGGTCTTTACTGACATCACCTTAGAAAAGGCAGTTGAGTTTGATGATTACTGCCACAACCATCAGCCACCCATTGCTTTCATTAAGTCTGAAGTCCGTGGTCTTTTTGGCAGTGTCTTTTGTGATTTTGGTCCTGAGTTTACTGTTTTGGATGTTGATGGAGAGGAACCACATACAGGAATTGTGGCATCGATCAGTAATGACAACCCAGCGCTAGTCTCCTGTGTTGATGATGAGCGACTGGAGTTCCAGGACGGTGACTTAGTTGTATTCTCTGAAGTTCATGGAATGACTGAGCTGAATGATGGAAAACCAAGAAAGGTTAAGAACGCTAGGCCTTACTCTTTCTTTCTGGAAGAAGACACTTCCTCATTTGGCACATATGTCAGAGGTGGGATTGTCACACAGGTCAAGCCACCAAAGGTTCTTAAATTCAAGCCCTTGAAAGAGGCCATGAAAGAACCAGGGGAATTTCTTATGAGTGATTTCTCTAAGTTTGACCGCCCTCCTCTCTTGCATTTGGCTTTCCAAGCTTTGGATAAGTTCAGGAATGAACTGAGACGATTCCCTGTCGCTGGTTCCACTGATGACGTGCAAAGGCTGGTAGATTTAGCTATTAGCATTGATGAAACTCTGGGTGATGGGAAACTCGAAGAAATTGACAAAAAGCTCCTGCAACATTTCGCAAGTGGTTCCAGGGCTGTTCTGAATCCTATGGCTGCAATGTTTGGTGGTATTGTAGGCCAGGAGGTTGTGAAAGCATGCTCGGGGAAATTTCATCCGCTTTATCAG TTCTTCTATTTCGATTCTGTTGAGTCTCTCCCTGTTGAGCCTTTGGAGCCTGGTGATTTGAAGCCAGAGAACACAAGATATGATGCACAGATCAGTGTGTTTGGATCTAAGTTTCAAAGCAAACTGGAGCAGTCAAAAATCTTTATGGTCGGCTCTGGGGCGCTCGGGTGTGAATTTCTGAAGAACCTGGCACTGATGGGCATTTCTTGCAGCCAGAACGGAAAGCTGACCGTGACAGATGATGATGTTATTGAAAAGAGCAATCTCAGTCGCCAGTTCCTTTTCCGTGACTGGAACATTGGGCAGCCCAAGTCAACGGTTGCTGCTACGGCTGCCATGGCAATTAATCCTAAGCTTCATGTTGAGGCCCTTCAGAACAGAGCAAGTCCTGAGACCGAAAATGTCTTTAATGATGCCTTTTGGGAAAACCTTGATGCTGTTGTCAATGCCCTTGACAATGTGACTGCAAGAATGTACATAGACTCCCGATGTGTATATTTCCAGAAGCCACTTCTAGAATCTGGAACTCTTGGTGCTAAATGCAATACACAAATGGTCATACCTCACTTGACAGAGAACTATGGGGCATCCAGAGATCCACCTGAAAAGCAGGCACCTATGTGCACTGTACATTCATTTCCTCATAACATTGATCACTGCCTGACCTGGGCTAGGTCTGAATTTGAGGGTTTACTTGAGAAGACTCCCACTGAAGTAAATGGTTTCCTGTCAAATCCTAGCGCATATGTAGTTGCAGCACGAACTGCTGGTGATGCACAAGCTAGGGATCAGCTTGAACGTGTTATTGAATGCCTTCATGGAGACAAGTGTGAGACATTCCAAGATTGTATTACCTGGGCCCGTCTTAA GTTTGAGGATTATTTCTCCAACCGTGTGAAGCAGCTAACATTTACTTTCCCAGAAGACTCGATGACTAGCTCTGGTGCTCCATTTTGGTCTGCACCAAAGCGGTTTCCACGACCTCTTGAATTCTCATCGACGGATCCAAGTCAGCTTAACTTTATTTTAGCTGCTTCGATACTAAGGGCAGAGACATTTGGGATACCCATACCTGACTGGACCAAAACCCCAAACGAAGTGGCTGCTGCAGCTGTCGACAAGGTGATTGTTCCTGAATTCCAACCAAAACAGGGGGTTAAGATAGTTACAGATGAGAAGGCAACCAGTATATCGTCTGCGTCTGTTGATGATGCTGCTGTCATTGAGGAGCTTATCACGAAGCTAGAACAAATCTCCAAAACACTGCCACCAGGGTTCCACATGAAGCCAATACAGTTTGAAAAG GATGATGACACCAATTTCCATATGGACGTGATAGCTGGTTTTGCTAACATGAGGGCGAGGAATTACAGCATTCCTGAAGTGGACAAACTAAAGGCTAAATTCATAGCCGGCAGGATTATCCCTGCCATTGCCACATCAACCGCAATGGCCACTGGCCTCGTCTGTCTAGAGCTTTACAAAGTCCTTGCCGGGGGGCACAAGGTTGAAGACTACCGCAACACGTTTGCAAACCTGGCAATCCCCCTCTTCTCTATTGCTGAGCCGGTCCCACCCAAGACCATCAAGCACAAAGACTTGTCGTGGACGGTCTGGGATCGGTGGACTGTAACAGGCAACATCACATTACGGGAGCTCCTGGAGTGGCTCAAGGAGAAGGGGTTGAACGCATACAGCATATCGTGTGGCACGTCGCTGCTGTACAACTCCATGTTCCCCAGGCACAAGGATCGGCTGGACAGGAAGGTGGTCGATGTTGCCAGGGAGGTGGCCAAGATGGAGGTGCCCTCGTATCGGCGCCATCTGGATGTTGTGGTGGCctgtgaggatgacgatgacaatgacgttgACATCCCACTCGTATCTGTCTACTTCCGTTGA
- the LOC123446247 gene encoding serine carboxypeptidase 1-like isoform X1: protein MHTLPIKMKRGLLVLWSLFCLCVTNTASGNKPKHPLEFDQLEIFRKYVPAKQHASASKSPSSSTVHGGSQNYQRERDKIIAMPGQMEEVEFEQYAGYVTVDAIAGRALFYYFAEAPQDPSKKPLVLWLNGGPGCSSFGAGAMLELGPFSVHSDNKTLYKKKHAWNTVANMLFVEIPAGVGYSYSNTTSDYHNTGDKRSTDDAYTFLVNWLERFPEYGDRDFFITGESYAGHYVPELANLIISNNRARNATSVKLKGVAIGNADLQYNLTLRATFDYFWMHAMISGKTYRTVQANCGFNGTYTKDCDNAMDLAIKEKGDVDDYNIYAPICRDASSPLRSSDPVVFGDPCTNHYVSSYLNRPEVQRALHANTTGLNYPWMDCSQHVFDNWKDSPETVLPSIKKLISSGTRVWLYSGDMDAVCSVTSTQYALDVLDLPTETSWRPWRVDNEVAGYVVGYKGLVFATVKGAGHMVPYYQPRRALALFSSFLEGKLPPQWSNC from the exons ATGCACACGCTTCCTATCAAGATGAAAAGAGGCCTACTAGTACTTTGGTCCCTGTTCTGCCTCTGTGTGACAAACACAGCTTCTGGCAACAAGCCCAAACACCCTCTTGAGTTTGATCAATTGGAAATATTCAGGAAATATGTTCCCGCAAAACAGCATGCATCTGCGAGCAAGAGCCCTTCTAGTTCTACGGTGCATGGTGGCTCACAAAATTATCAGCGAGAGAGGGATAAGATCATAGCAATGCCAGGCCAGATGGAGGAAGTGGAATTCGAACAATATGCAGGATATGTCACGGTGGATGCAATTGCTGGAAGGGCTTTGTTCTACTATTTTGCTGAGGCTCCTCAAGATCCTTCCAAGAAACCACTAGTCCTATGGCTGAATGGAG GCCCTGGTTGTTCATCCTTTGGAGCTGGAGCCATGCTAGAACTCGGACCCTTCTCTGTCCATAGTGACAACAAGACACTGTACAAGAAAAAACATGCATGGAACACAG TAGCGAATATGCTGTTTGTTGAGATCCCAGCTGGAGTTGGGTACTCATACTCCAACACGACATCAGACTATCACAACACTGGTGACAAAAGAAGCACAGATGATGCGTACACCTTCCTTGTCAATTGGCTCGAGAGATTTCCCGAGTACGGAGACCGTGATTTCTTCATAACCGGAGAGAGCTATGCTGGCCACTATGTACCAGAGCTAGCTAATTTGATTATTTCTAACAACAGGGCCAGAAACGCGACTAGTGTCAAGCTCAAAGGTGTTGCT ATCGGCAACGCAGACTTGCAATACAATTTGACTCTAAGAGCAACATTTGACTACTTCTGGATGCATGCTATGATTTCTGGAAAAACCTACAGGACTGTCCAGGCCAACTGTGGCTTCAACGGGACATATACTAAAGATTGTGATAATGCCATGGACTTAGCCATAAAGGAAAAGGGTgacgttgatgactacaacatctATGCACCAATATGCCGTGATGCGTCCAGTCCTCTCAGATCAAGTGACCCG GTGGTGTTCGGTGATCCCTGCACAAATCACTATGTCTCATCTTATCTAAATCGTCCTGAGGTCCAAAGAGCCCTACACGCAAACACAACAGGGTTGAACTACCCATGGATGGATTGCAG TCAACATGTATTCGATAACTGGAAAGATTCACCGGAGACCGTGCTGCCATCGATCAAGAAACTCATTTCAAGTGGCACAAGGGTATGGCTGTACAG TGGTGATATGGATGCAGTATGCTCTGTGACCTCGACCCAATACGCACTGGACGTTCTTGACCTGCCCACAGAAACATCTTGGCGCCCATGGCGCGTCGACAATGAG GTTGCCGGCTATGTGGTTGGGTACAAGGGCCTGGTGTTTGCAACAGTGAAAGGAGCAGGGCACATGGTCCCTTACTATCAGCCCCGCAGGGCCCTAGCGCTATTCTCATCCTTCCTAGAAGGAAAGCTTCCACCACAATGGTCCAATTGTTAG
- the LOC123446247 gene encoding serine carboxypeptidase 1-like isoform X2, giving the protein MHTLPIKMKRGLLVLWSLFCLCVTNTASGNKPKHPLEFDQLEIFRKYVPAKQHASASKSPSSSTVHGGSQNYQRERDKIIAMPGQMEEVEFEQYAGYVTVDAIAGRALFYYFAEAPQDPSKKPLVLWLNGGPGCSSFGAGAMLELGPFSVHSDNKTLYKKKHAWNTANMLFVEIPAGVGYSYSNTTSDYHNTGDKRSTDDAYTFLVNWLERFPEYGDRDFFITGESYAGHYVPELANLIISNNRARNATSVKLKGVAIGNADLQYNLTLRATFDYFWMHAMISGKTYRTVQANCGFNGTYTKDCDNAMDLAIKEKGDVDDYNIYAPICRDASSPLRSSDPVVFGDPCTNHYVSSYLNRPEVQRALHANTTGLNYPWMDCSQHVFDNWKDSPETVLPSIKKLISSGTRVWLYSGDMDAVCSVTSTQYALDVLDLPTETSWRPWRVDNEVAGYVVGYKGLVFATVKGAGHMVPYYQPRRALALFSSFLEGKLPPQWSNC; this is encoded by the exons ATGCACACGCTTCCTATCAAGATGAAAAGAGGCCTACTAGTACTTTGGTCCCTGTTCTGCCTCTGTGTGACAAACACAGCTTCTGGCAACAAGCCCAAACACCCTCTTGAGTTTGATCAATTGGAAATATTCAGGAAATATGTTCCCGCAAAACAGCATGCATCTGCGAGCAAGAGCCCTTCTAGTTCTACGGTGCATGGTGGCTCACAAAATTATCAGCGAGAGAGGGATAAGATCATAGCAATGCCAGGCCAGATGGAGGAAGTGGAATTCGAACAATATGCAGGATATGTCACGGTGGATGCAATTGCTGGAAGGGCTTTGTTCTACTATTTTGCTGAGGCTCCTCAAGATCCTTCCAAGAAACCACTAGTCCTATGGCTGAATGGAG GCCCTGGTTGTTCATCCTTTGGAGCTGGAGCCATGCTAGAACTCGGACCCTTCTCTGTCCATAGTGACAACAAGACACTGTACAAGAAAAAACATGCATGGAACACAG CGAATATGCTGTTTGTTGAGATCCCAGCTGGAGTTGGGTACTCATACTCCAACACGACATCAGACTATCACAACACTGGTGACAAAAGAAGCACAGATGATGCGTACACCTTCCTTGTCAATTGGCTCGAGAGATTTCCCGAGTACGGAGACCGTGATTTCTTCATAACCGGAGAGAGCTATGCTGGCCACTATGTACCAGAGCTAGCTAATTTGATTATTTCTAACAACAGGGCCAGAAACGCGACTAGTGTCAAGCTCAAAGGTGTTGCT ATCGGCAACGCAGACTTGCAATACAATTTGACTCTAAGAGCAACATTTGACTACTTCTGGATGCATGCTATGATTTCTGGAAAAACCTACAGGACTGTCCAGGCCAACTGTGGCTTCAACGGGACATATACTAAAGATTGTGATAATGCCATGGACTTAGCCATAAAGGAAAAGGGTgacgttgatgactacaacatctATGCACCAATATGCCGTGATGCGTCCAGTCCTCTCAGATCAAGTGACCCG GTGGTGTTCGGTGATCCCTGCACAAATCACTATGTCTCATCTTATCTAAATCGTCCTGAGGTCCAAAGAGCCCTACACGCAAACACAACAGGGTTGAACTACCCATGGATGGATTGCAG TCAACATGTATTCGATAACTGGAAAGATTCACCGGAGACCGTGCTGCCATCGATCAAGAAACTCATTTCAAGTGGCACAAGGGTATGGCTGTACAG TGGTGATATGGATGCAGTATGCTCTGTGACCTCGACCCAATACGCACTGGACGTTCTTGACCTGCCCACAGAAACATCTTGGCGCCCATGGCGCGTCGACAATGAG GTTGCCGGCTATGTGGTTGGGTACAAGGGCCTGGTGTTTGCAACAGTGAAAGGAGCAGGGCACATGGTCCCTTACTATCAGCCCCGCAGGGCCCTAGCGCTATTCTCATCCTTCCTAGAAGGAAAGCTTCCACCACAATGGTCCAATTGTTAG